Proteins from a single region of Bactrocera neohumeralis isolate Rockhampton unplaced genomic scaffold, APGP_CSIRO_Bneo_wtdbg2-racon-allhic-juicebox.fasta_v2 cluster10, whole genome shotgun sequence:
- the LOC126765293 gene encoding replication termination factor 2 isoform X1, whose product MGCDGGTIPRRDELVRTAKKPEQKDKDAEREFRWLHCALTQEYLREPIVMCGFGRLYSKQSIIEQLLEKEKKPESIKHIRTLKDIKTLKLTPNPAYTAEDKTEGLLDTRHAPYVCKLIGLEMSGKFRFVSLWTCGCVISERALKQIKRNDNGGSACPLCLEPFSVEDVVVLNGSEEDLELMQAKMEIRNIKRKSSKKDKKSQNISDKSNVGKLSIEETFNDEKKQVFEKGQKCKKIEYLNDNTPSTSKSLTIVPKKLKRSVVAENALEDPELKRLKNDYSVAKDPKASDVYKSLFTTHRSEKEQSRAHWVTYNPFYN is encoded by the exons atgggaTGTGATGGTGGAACTATACCGCGCCGAGATGAACTTGTACGCACTGCAAAAAAACCGGAGCAG AAAGATAAAGATGCTGAACGCGAATTTCGCTGGTTACATTGCGCTCTTACTCAAGAATATTTACGAGAGCCAATTGTAATGTGCGGTTTTGGACGCTTGTATTCTAAACAAAGCATCATTGAGCAATTGTTAGAAAAGGAAAAGAAGCCTGAATCTATCAAACATATTCGTACCTTAAAAGATATCAAAACACTTAAGCTTACCCCGAACCCGGCATACACAGCTGAAGATAAAACAGAAGGTTTATTAGATACCCGTCATGCTCCTTACGTATGCAAGTTAATAGGCCTTGAAATGTCAGGAAAATTTAGATTTGTATCTTTATGGACTTGTGGATGTGTAATATCGGAACGTGCCCTTAAGCAAATCAAACGAAACGATAATGGGGGCAGTGCATGCCCTCTCTGTTTGGAACCTTTCAGTGTTGAAGATGTGGTCGTATTAAATGGGTCCGAAGAAGATTTAGAATTAATGCAAGCAAAAATGGAAATAcgtaatataaaaagaaaatctagtaaaaaagataaaaagtcTCAAAATATTTCGGATAAATCAAATGTTGGGAAATTATCAATTGAGGAAACCTTTAACgatgaaaaaaaacaagtttttgaaaaaggacagaaatgtaaaaaaattgaatatcttAACGACAACACTCCCTCCACAAGCAAATCTTTAACGATTGTGCCAAAAAAACTAAAGCGTTCGGTTGTGGCTGAAAATGCATTAGAAGATCCCGAGTTAAAGCGTTTAAAGAATGACTATAGTGTTGCTAAAGATCCAAAAGCCAGCGATGTATATAAATCATTGTTTACAACACATAGAAGCGAAAAGGAACAATCACGAGCGCACTGGGTCACATACAATCCATTCTACAATTAG
- the LOC126765293 gene encoding replication termination factor 2 isoform X2 translates to MCGFGRLYSKQSIIEQLLEKEKKPESIKHIRTLKDIKTLKLTPNPAYTAEDKTEGLLDTRHAPYVCKLIGLEMSGKFRFVSLWTCGCVISERALKQIKRNDNGGSACPLCLEPFSVEDVVVLNGSEEDLELMQAKMEIRNIKRKSSKKDKKSQNISDKSNVGKLSIEETFNDEKKQVFEKGQKCKKIEYLNDNTPSTSKSLTIVPKKLKRSVVAENALEDPELKRLKNDYSVAKDPKASDVYKSLFTTHRSEKEQSRAHWVTYNPFYN, encoded by the coding sequence ATGTGCGGTTTTGGACGCTTGTATTCTAAACAAAGCATCATTGAGCAATTGTTAGAAAAGGAAAAGAAGCCTGAATCTATCAAACATATTCGTACCTTAAAAGATATCAAAACACTTAAGCTTACCCCGAACCCGGCATACACAGCTGAAGATAAAACAGAAGGTTTATTAGATACCCGTCATGCTCCTTACGTATGCAAGTTAATAGGCCTTGAAATGTCAGGAAAATTTAGATTTGTATCTTTATGGACTTGTGGATGTGTAATATCGGAACGTGCCCTTAAGCAAATCAAACGAAACGATAATGGGGGCAGTGCATGCCCTCTCTGTTTGGAACCTTTCAGTGTTGAAGATGTGGTCGTATTAAATGGGTCCGAAGAAGATTTAGAATTAATGCAAGCAAAAATGGAAATAcgtaatataaaaagaaaatctagtaaaaaagataaaaagtcTCAAAATATTTCGGATAAATCAAATGTTGGGAAATTATCAATTGAGGAAACCTTTAACgatgaaaaaaaacaagtttttgaaaaaggacagaaatgtaaaaaaattgaatatcttAACGACAACACTCCCTCCACAAGCAAATCTTTAACGATTGTGCCAAAAAAACTAAAGCGTTCGGTTGTGGCTGAAAATGCATTAGAAGATCCCGAGTTAAAGCGTTTAAAGAATGACTATAGTGTTGCTAAAGATCCAAAAGCCAGCGATGTATATAAATCATTGTTTACAACACATAGAAGCGAAAAGGAACAATCACGAGCGCACTGGGTCACATACAATCCATTCTACAATTAG
- the LOC126765220 gene encoding zinc finger protein 391 has translation MTVQLNSFNMANMNLPLTITPIIPALKDLTFSTASKSDTNSLQPDLTFHCMCCPAYFINPYMLYQHMNNQHPQPLESDEENKTASDDDDQDYSWVLEPVCEIVDMEGDDGDDDSDSDSDSDDDSSSSSSQTSSSSSTTVSVSNSNSVTIDTSLNNHQGQDEDYTRMTSVSTNTVPPAIYEEIVGNESTNSFCTTSESAYPMIKLKTADPRESTSIILLKPLTKNISDECLTNMAIIPVLPKPGRGRRSAAQNAQLAALTNGDQKCFQCAHCEASFQNAGDLSKHVRCHITNKPFQCAICEKTFTHIGSLNTHIRIHSGEKPYKCELCPKAFTQSSSLMVHVRSHSIRKPHQCYLCDKGFINSSSLVLHLKSHDDTEVFNCPECDKSFKQEDLLEKHLQMHTQQLVYQCSICHAAFRTSSELVQHMKCHMGEKPFTCSICDRSFTQSGSLGIHMRIHTGERPFQCKLCEKAFTQASSLSVHMKIHSGEKSYPCHICGKSYSQQTYLNKHIQAHLTAEQNNIAMNVANDVQLSVGIVPSEETLVCIVCGVLHKDVRSLALHVTQKHAVLLKDTEHSSTKQMQRSSDYVGEEERRLQEQQYLQQLQLIMRTGGVLPQIAMDIDIRKSDGELARPRNFESIGDNEYNGNGNMETVKQNFDHNSFDDYGAEEEVETEE, from the exons ATGACGGTTCAGTTAAATTCCTTTAATATGGCAAATATGAATCTTCCTCTCACAATAACGCCTATTATACCCGCTTTGAAAGATTTAACTTTTTCTACTGCGTCGAAATCAGATACGAACTCTCTGCAACCGGATTTAACATTTCATTGTATGTGCTGCCCTGCATACTTTATAAATCCATATATGTTATATCAACATATGAACAATCAACATCCACAACCATTAGAAAGCGACGAAGAGAATAAAACCGCATCTGATGATGATGATCAAGATTATAGTTGGGTACTTGAACCAGTTTGCGAAATAGTTGATATGGAGGGCGATGATGGAGATGATGATTCGGATAGCGATTCGGATTCAGACGATGATTCTTCCAGCAGTTCTTCTCAAACTTCAAGCAGTAGTTCAACTACTGTTAGCGTTTCCAATTCCAATTCGGTAACTATAGATACCAGTTTGAATAACCATCAAGGTCAAGATGAAGATTACACACGTATGACTTCAGTAAGTACCAACACAGTGCCACCCGCTATTTATGAAGAGATTGTTGGAAATGAGTCCACAAATTCTTTCTGTACAACTAGTGAGTCTGCGTATCCAATGATTAAATTAAAGACTGCGGATCCTCGTGAATCTACTTCGATCATATTACTTAAGCCATTGACGAAAAATATTAGCGATGAATGCTTAACTAATATGGCTATAATACCCGTTCTCCCCAAGCCAGGGAGAGGAAGACGCAGCGCAGCACAAAATGCACAACTTGCTGCTTTAACAAATGGAgaccaaaaatgttttcaatgtgcACATTGCGAAGCCTCATTTCAAAACGCCGGGGACCTTTCAAAACATGTGCGATGCCATATTACTAACAAACCATTTCAGTGTGCAATCTGTGAAAAGACCTTTACACACATCGGCAGTTTGAATACTCACATTAGAATTCATAGTGGTGAGAAACCGTATAAGTGCGAATTATGTCCAAAG GCTTTCACACAATCAAGCAGTCTAATGGTGCACGTGCGTTCTCATTCCATACGAAAGCCACATCAGTGTTATTTATGCGACAAAG gttTTATTAACTCAAGCTCGCTCGTATTACATCTCAAATCACATGATGACACTGAAGTTTTCAATTGTCCTGAATGTGATAAATCTTTTAAACAAGAAGACTTACTCGAGAAACATTTACAAATGCACACACAACAACTTGTGTATCAGTGTTCCATTTGTCATGCAGCTTTTCGAACATCATCGGAGTTAGTGCAGCATATGAAATGTCACATGGGTGAAAAACCTTTTACTTGCTCTATTTGTGATCGTTCTTTTACGCAATCAGGGAGTCTTGGAATTCATATGCGTATTCACACTGGTGAACGCCCTTTTCAATGCAAACTCTGTGAGAAAGCCTTTACGCAAGCATCTAGCCTCAGTGTTCATATGAAAATTCATTCTGGCGAAAAGTCATACCCTTGTCATATCTGCGGTAAATCCTATAGTCAGCAAACCTATCTAAACAAACACATCCAGGCTCATCTTACTGCTGAACAAAACAACATAGCCATGAATGTTGCGAATGATGTTCAATTATCAGTTGGTATTGTGCCTTCGGAGGAAACGCTAGTTTGTATTGTTTGCGGAGTATTGCATAAAGACGTAAGATCATTAGCACTACATGTTACACAGAAACATGCTGTGTTGTTGAAAGATACTGAACACAGTAGTACAAAACAAATGCAAAGGTCGTCTGATTATGTGGGCGAAGAGGAGCGCCGTTTACAGGAGCAACAATATTTACaacaattacaattaattatgcGCACTGGTGGTGTATTGCCGCAAATTGCTATGGATATCGATATTAGGAAGAGCGATGGGGAATTAGCAAGACCTCGTAACTTTGAAAGTATTGGAGATAACGAGTATAATGGAAATGGCAACATGGAAACtgttaaacaaaatttcgaCCATAATTCGTTTGATGATTACGGTGCCGAAGAAGAAGTGGAAACAGAGGAATGA